In Flavobacterium sp., a single window of DNA contains:
- a CDS encoding SDR family oxidoreductase, which yields MDNLNDKVAVITGGNSGIGYATAKQLKEQGAKVIITGRRKEAIEKAALELGVTAITADQSSISDIESLVLKVKQDFGKVDILFINAGIAGLGNIEQATEEQFDSIMNVNLKGAYFTLSRFIPILNDGASVVFLSSNTASMPGPGSSVYSASKTALNSVMKSAALELAPRKIRVNSVSPGPTETEVMKKVGLDEATVNGIMDIVVEKVPLKQMGKSEDVAKMVAYVSSGAAKFITGSDFIMDGGMVLA from the coding sequence ATGGACAATTTAAATGATAAAGTGGCAGTAATAACAGGCGGAAACAGCGGTATTGGTTATGCCACAGCAAAACAATTAAAAGAACAGGGAGCAAAAGTTATTATTACCGGAAGAAGAAAAGAAGCAATTGAAAAAGCTGCATTAGAATTAGGCGTTACGGCAATAACAGCAGACCAGTCTAGTATTTCGGATATTGAAAGTCTGGTTTTAAAAGTTAAACAAGATTTTGGTAAAGTGGATATTCTTTTTATCAACGCTGGAATTGCCGGATTAGGAAATATCGAGCAAGCAACAGAGGAGCAATTTGACAGTATTATGAATGTGAATTTGAAAGGTGCATATTTTACATTAAGCCGTTTTATTCCAATTTTGAATGACGGAGCGTCGGTAGTATTCCTTTCTTCGAATACGGCAAGTATGCCTGGGCCGGGATCTTCGGTTTATTCGGCAAGTAAAACGGCTTTGAATTCGGTTATGAAATCGGCTGCTTTAGAATTAGCGCCTAGAAAAATCAGAGTGAATTCGGTTAGTCCGGGACCAACAGAAACTGAGGTTATGAAAAAAGTAGGTTTAGACGAAGCAACTGTAAATGGTATTATGGATATAGTTGTGGAGAAAGTACCGTTAAAACAAATGGGAAAATCTGAAGACGTTGCCAAAATGGTTGCTTATGTAAGCAGCGGAGCCGCAAAATTCATCACCGGATCTGATTTTATTATGGATGGTGGAATGGTTTTGGCTTAA
- a CDS encoding 4-oxalocrotonate tautomerase family protein, producing the protein MPYVKIELTREGVTRGQKQELISGITNLITEVLNKDPHLTHVVIQEIELDDWGYAGEQVSVLREKGITADKK; encoded by the coding sequence ATGCCTTACGTAAAAATCGAATTGACCCGCGAAGGAGTAACGCGTGGGCAAAAACAAGAATTAATCAGCGGCATTACCAACCTGATTACAGAAGTATTAAATAAAGATCCACATTTAACTCACGTTGTGATTCAGGAAATTGAATTAGACGATTGGGGTTATGCAGGAGAACAAGTATCAGTATTAAGAGAAAAAGGCATTACAGCCGATAAAAAATAA
- a CDS encoding DUF1223 domain-containing protein produces the protein MKNIKIISAFAMLFFLIGNTIFSQSNQDKKGFALLELYTSEGCSSCPPADELLGKIQNELKDKNVYVLSYHVDYWDKQGWKDIFSNADFTKRQYDYAKYMEKDPIYTPQVIINGKIDYVGSQETSLRNGIKSALSKPVSASLNLETNQNANSLAVNYSVEGTSKNSRLLIAVVQKEAKSNVRRGENAHRVLSHYQIVRNLQSVDLNKAKKGTASVHLPKNYNAQDFEIIGFIQDMNSGAILGVKRV, from the coding sequence ATGAAAAATATAAAAATAATAAGCGCTTTTGCAATGCTGTTTTTCTTAATTGGAAACACCATTTTCAGTCAAAGCAATCAAGATAAAAAAGGTTTTGCCCTTTTAGAGTTATATACTTCAGAAGGTTGTTCGAGCTGTCCGCCGGCTGATGAATTGCTGGGAAAAATTCAAAATGAATTAAAAGATAAAAATGTTTACGTTCTCTCATATCACGTAGATTACTGGGATAAACAAGGCTGGAAAGATATTTTTAGCAATGCCGATTTCACTAAAAGACAATACGATTATGCAAAATATATGGAGAAAGATCCAATTTACACGCCGCAGGTAATCATTAACGGAAAAATAGATTATGTGGGTTCGCAGGAAACCAGTCTTCGAAACGGAATTAAATCGGCACTTTCTAAACCAGTTTCGGCGAGTTTAAATTTAGAAACCAATCAAAATGCGAATTCTCTTGCTGTAAATTACAGTGTTGAAGGTACTTCAAAAAACAGCCGTTTATTGATTGCTGTGGTTCAAAAAGAAGCCAAAAGCAATGTAAGAAGAGGAGAGAATGCACATAGAGTTTTATCGCATTATCAAATCGTTCGCAATCTGCAGTCGGTAGATTTAAATAAAGCCAAAAAAGGAACAGCATCGGTTCATCTTCCTAAAAATTATAATGCACAGGATTTTGAAATTATTGGATTTATTCAGGATATGAATTCTGGGGCAATTTTAGGTGTAAAACGAGTGTGA
- a CDS encoding alpha/beta hydrolase: MKTLSNITNSITSKLSLIVVLFMNAALSFAQAPKETIELKSSLGTLKQINAGLLNVGYTEAGPSNGTPVILLHGWPYDIHSYNEVVPILVAKGYHVFTPYLRGFGTTTFLSKDTFRNGQQAALATDIIAFMDALKIDKAVIGGFDWGARTAVVTAALWPERVKGLVSVSGYLVVNLEANLKPLPPKAELGWWYQYYFATERGKLGYSQNTYDFNKQIWQIASPLWNFDKATYDQTAQSFDNPDHVAIVIHNYRWRQSLEAGEAKYDNLEKRLAAKPEIKVPTITIGSDFDGAFADGKAYANKFTGKYEHRILKGIGHNVPQEDPKAFAQAIIDVDGFKN, encoded by the coding sequence ATGAAAACGCTATCAAATATTACAAACAGTATTACATCTAAATTAAGTTTAATTGTCGTTCTTTTTATGAATGCAGCTTTAAGCTTTGCACAAGCTCCAAAAGAAACGATTGAACTAAAAAGTTCATTAGGAACTCTAAAACAAATCAATGCAGGCTTATTAAACGTAGGATATACAGAAGCCGGCCCATCAAACGGAACTCCGGTAATTTTGCTTCACGGATGGCCATATGATATTCACAGTTATAATGAAGTAGTGCCCATTTTAGTTGCAAAAGGTTATCATGTATTTACACCTTATTTAAGAGGTTTCGGAACTACAACTTTCCTTTCAAAAGATACTTTTAGAAACGGACAGCAGGCAGCATTAGCAACAGATATTATTGCTTTTATGGATGCTTTAAAAATCGACAAAGCTGTAATTGGCGGCTTCGATTGGGGTGCAAGAACAGCTGTAGTTACAGCGGCACTTTGGCCGGAACGTGTAAAAGGTCTGGTTTCGGTAAGTGGTTATTTAGTTGTGAATTTGGAAGCTAATTTAAAACCATTACCTCCAAAAGCTGAATTAGGCTGGTGGTACCAATACTACTTCGCAACCGAAAGAGGAAAATTAGGCTACAGCCAAAATACATACGATTTCAATAAACAAATCTGGCAGATCGCTTCTCCGTTATGGAATTTCGACAAAGCAACTTACGACCAAACCGCTCAGTCTTTTGATAATCCGGATCACGTGGCAATTGTAATTCATAATTACAGATGGAGACAATCTCTTGAAGCGGGAGAAGCTAAATACGATAATCTTGAAAAACGTTTAGCAGCAAAACCGGAAATTAAAGTTCCAACGATTACAATAGGAAGTGATTTTGACGGCGCTTTCGCAGATGGAAAAGCATACGCTAACAAATTCACCGGAAAATACGAACACAGAATTTTAAAAGGAATTGGACACAATGTTCCGCAGGAAGATCCAAAAGCGTTTGCGCAAGCGATAATTGACGTAGATGGCTTTAAGAATTAA
- a CDS encoding SDR family oxidoreductase, protein MKKQTIIVTGAASGIGKGIAKYFLDRGDNVVINSLTESALEKTFNEFGAGDNLAKFAGDVSDKKTGEQLVKIALEKFGSVDVLINNAGIFASKPFLEVDEAYLDTFLKTNLKGTYFTTQSVVPQMLKQNSGVVINIGTPLVNHGLGGWPASAPISSKGAIHALTIQLAAEFGKQNIRFNTVAPGVIRTPMHGDNADASAVLHLLNRVGEIDDISEMVYTVAKSNFITGSIINVDGGKGAGHNLN, encoded by the coding sequence ATGAAAAAACAAACTATAATCGTAACCGGAGCAGCTTCGGGAATTGGAAAAGGAATCGCTAAATATTTTTTAGACAGAGGCGATAATGTAGTCATCAATTCGTTGACAGAATCAGCATTAGAAAAAACATTCAACGAATTTGGAGCAGGAGATAATCTGGCAAAATTTGCAGGAGACGTAAGCGATAAAAAAACTGGAGAACAACTGGTAAAAATTGCTTTAGAAAAATTTGGTTCTGTTGATGTACTAATCAATAATGCTGGAATTTTTGCCAGTAAACCATTCTTAGAAGTAGACGAAGCCTATTTAGATACATTTTTGAAAACTAATCTAAAAGGAACTTATTTCACAACACAATCTGTGGTTCCGCAAATGCTCAAACAAAATAGCGGTGTTGTTATCAACATCGGAACTCCATTAGTAAATCACGGTTTAGGTGGATGGCCGGCTTCAGCTCCAATCTCTAGTAAAGGTGCCATTCATGCCTTGACAATACAATTAGCGGCAGAATTCGGAAAACAAAACATTCGTTTTAACACCGTTGCTCCGGGTGTAATTCGCACGCCAATGCATGGTGACAATGCCGATGCAAGTGCAGTTTTGCATTTATTAAACAGAGTAGGGGAGATCGATGATATTTCTGAAATGGTTTACACCGTTGCCAAAAGTAATTTTATTACCGGTTCTATCATTAATGTAGACGGCGGAAAAGGTGCAGGACACAATTTAAATTAA
- a CDS encoding AraC family transcriptional regulator yields the protein MNDSKINQKTSPIAYSCYYTQNREGEQFAAQHVLSFQISGVLTLNNGTKEYIFNPGDFRFIRRNQLIKFIKQPDPNTAFQSISIYLNQEALRDYSIQYNQKTSVIKTPETEMVFQLKEVPLLKSFMNSLIPYINEDQLITEELQALKVNEAITILLQCHPELKDILFDFNEPGKIDLEAFMKKNFHFNVQLDRFAYLTGRSLATFKRDFQRIFEISPSRWLIQKRLQEAYYQIKEKGKTPSEVYLEVGFEDLSHFSFAFKKQFGMPPSKV from the coding sequence ATGAACGATTCTAAAATAAATCAGAAAACCTCGCCTATTGCCTATTCTTGTTATTATACTCAAAACAGAGAAGGTGAACAATTTGCGGCTCAGCATGTTTTGAGTTTTCAAATTTCGGGCGTATTGACTCTTAATAACGGAACTAAGGAATATATTTTTAATCCCGGTGATTTTCGATTTATTAGAAGAAATCAGCTGATCAAATTCATCAAACAACCGGATCCAAATACTGCTTTTCAGTCTATTTCTATTTATCTGAATCAGGAAGCGCTTCGCGATTATTCTATACAATACAATCAGAAAACCAGTGTAATTAAAACTCCGGAAACAGAAATGGTTTTTCAGCTAAAAGAAGTTCCGTTATTAAAAAGCTTTATGAATTCACTGATTCCGTATATAAATGAAGATCAACTAATAACCGAAGAACTTCAGGCTTTAAAAGTAAATGAAGCCATTACTATTTTACTGCAATGCCATCCGGAATTAAAAGATATTCTTTTCGATTTTAACGAACCCGGAAAAATCGATCTGGAAGCTTTTATGAAAAAGAATTTTCATTTTAACGTACAATTAGACCGTTTTGCTTATTTAACGGGAAGAAGTCTTGCGACTTTTAAAAGGGATTTTCAACGTATTTTTGAGATATCTCCAAGCCGTTGGCTCATTCAGAAAAGATTGCAGGAAGCGTATTATCAAATTAAAGAAAAAGGAAAAACACCTTCAGAAGTTTATTTAGAAGTAGGTTTTGAAGATTTGTCGCATTTTTCATTTGCTTTTAAGAAACAATTTGGAATGCCGCCTTCTAAGGTTTGA
- a CDS encoding organic hydroperoxide resistance protein, with protein MNTKVLYTGKTHTTGGREGASQSSDEQLNIKLSTPGSSRPGTNPEQLFAAGWSACFIGALGIAASKLGVKLPAETAVDAEVDLCVTEGEYSLQARLNISLPGIDRETAEALAAQAHQTCPYSKATRGNINVEINIL; from the coding sequence ATGAACACAAAAGTATTATACACAGGAAAAACACACACAACAGGCGGTAGAGAAGGAGCTTCTCAAAGTTCAGACGAACAATTGAATATCAAATTAAGCACACCGGGATCATCACGTCCGGGAACAAATCCGGAACAGTTATTCGCAGCGGGCTGGTCGGCATGTTTTATTGGAGCTTTAGGAATCGCAGCTTCTAAATTAGGAGTTAAACTTCCGGCAGAAACTGCTGTAGACGCAGAAGTTGATTTGTGCGTAACCGAAGGAGAATATTCTTTGCAGGCTCGCTTAAACATCAGTCTTCCGGGAATTGATCGAGAAACTGCAGAAGCTTTGGCTGCTCAGGCACATCAAACTTGTCCTTATTCTAAGGCAACAAGAGGAAATATAAACGTTGAGATTAATATTCTTTAA
- a CDS encoding LytTR family DNA-binding domain-containing protein translates to MTIIIIEDEVKTAKALGQLILSIRPDAQILSYIQSIDGAVSYLLENDQPDLIFMDIQLADGLSFEIFKNVEVLSPVIFCTAFDDYAIEAFKSNGIDYVLKPFSRESISQAIKKAGELKNFFQRNKKMMPDFDYLLTRTGENKGKSSFLVFKNNKYQTIQTENIAFFYIKNETPTIVTFDKTEYQITQSLDEVHKLLSPIQFFRINRQYLVNFSAIREAEHYFSRKLILKLTIPTEEKLLVGKEKATAFLSWLENR, encoded by the coding sequence ATGACTATCATAATAATTGAAGATGAAGTAAAAACGGCCAAAGCACTTGGTCAGCTTATTTTGAGTATCAGACCCGATGCCCAAATTTTGTCGTATATACAAAGTATAGACGGCGCTGTGAGTTATCTTTTAGAAAACGATCAGCCCGATTTGATTTTTATGGATATTCAGCTGGCGGATGGTTTGAGTTTTGAAATCTTCAAAAATGTAGAGGTTTTGTCGCCTGTAATTTTCTGTACGGCTTTTGATGATTATGCGATTGAAGCTTTTAAATCAAACGGAATCGATTATGTTTTAAAACCTTTTTCAAGAGAAAGCATTTCGCAGGCGATTAAAAAAGCGGGAGAACTGAAAAACTTCTTCCAAAGAAATAAAAAAATGATGCCCGATTTCGATTATCTCTTAACAAGAACGGGAGAAAATAAAGGGAAAAGCAGTTTTTTGGTTTTCAAAAACAATAAATACCAAACGATCCAAACGGAGAATATTGCTTTTTTCTATATCAAAAATGAAACACCAACGATCGTAACTTTCGATAAAACCGAATATCAAATTACACAATCTCTGGATGAGGTTCATAAGCTTTTATCGCCAATTCAATTTTTTAGAATAAATCGACAGTATTTAGTTAATTTTTCTGCCATAAGAGAAGCAGAGCATTATTTTTCAAGAAAACTAATTCTGAAACTTACAATTCCAACAGAAGAGAAGTTATTAGTTGGAAAAGAGAAAGCAACGGCTTTTTTAAGCTGGCTGGAGAACCGCTGA
- a CDS encoding Crp/Fnr family transcriptional regulator yields the protein MEAKTLLQEHIAKTASLTQEEFDYFFSHFKPLSFKKGQTIISEGDKVDCEYFVVSGCLKAFFINDEIKMYILQFAMPTWWTSDYNALYNQTPAQINVDCITDAEVLCLSSSDREKLCAEFHQIEHFFRWRTNKGYIASQKRLLSLMNNNVKTRYEELLALYPQLYNLVPKHLIAAYLGVSRETLSRLHNS from the coding sequence ATGGAAGCCAAAACACTTTTACAAGAACATATTGCCAAAACTGCTTCGCTTACACAGGAAGAATTTGATTATTTCTTTTCGCATTTTAAGCCTTTGTCTTTTAAAAAAGGACAAACGATTATCAGTGAAGGCGATAAAGTAGATTGTGAGTATTTTGTGGTTTCAGGCTGTTTAAAAGCTTTCTTTATAAATGATGAAATCAAAATGTACATTCTGCAATTTGCGATGCCAACCTGGTGGACATCTGATTATAATGCACTGTATAACCAAACTCCTGCACAAATCAATGTTGACTGTATTACAGATGCCGAAGTATTGTGTTTATCCAGTTCTGATCGCGAAAAACTCTGTGCCGAGTTTCATCAAATCGAACATTTCTTCCGATGGAGAACGAATAAAGGTTATATCGCTTCTCAAAAGCGTCTTTTATCTTTAATGAATAATAATGTAAAAACTCGTTATGAAGAACTTTTAGCTTTATATCCGCAGTTATATAATTTAGTTCCGAAGCATTTAATTGCGGCTTATTTAGGCGTTTCGAGAGAAACTCTCAGCCGACTTCATAATTCTTAG
- a CDS encoding DoxX family protein: protein MNAKTTKIIYWTGIILTSLWFGASGFFELTTNKLVWEITQLLGYPAHFIYILGVFKVSGVITLLIPNKLLRLKEWVFAGVFFDIIFAFFSKLAVLGFGATTDAIIAFVMVSVTYAMFRKLYSANYTVR from the coding sequence ATGAATGCAAAAACAACAAAAATTATTTATTGGACAGGAATTATTTTAACTTCTTTATGGTTTGGTGCCAGCGGATTTTTTGAACTTACAACCAACAAACTGGTTTGGGAAATCACGCAGCTATTAGGTTATCCGGCACATTTTATTTACATCTTAGGAGTATTTAAAGTTTCAGGAGTTATAACCTTATTAATTCCGAATAAGTTATTACGATTAAAAGAATGGGTATTTGCCGGAGTATTTTTCGATATAATTTTCGCTTTCTTTTCTAAACTGGCCGTTCTGGGTTTTGGAGCTACAACAGATGCCATTATTGCTTTTGTAATGGTAAGTGTTACTTATGCAATGTTTAGAAAATTATATAGTGCAAATTATACAGTACGTTAA
- a CDS encoding oxidoreductase produces MNKIWFITGSSRGLGRNLTEAVLNNGDKVAATARDIKQLADLKEKFQDQILPLPLDVNNYDQVHEAVQKAVDHFGRIDVLVNNAGFGIIGAAEAYTQEQVRSQLETNLLAPIEVTRAVLPFMRKQKSGRILQISSVGGRVGNPGLTMYQAAKFGLGGFTEALAKEVAPLGILVTSVEPGGFRTDWAGASMTYAEEIEGYDAVKQRTDFFKAGNFVPVGDPEKAAKVMVDLASHPNPPMHLVLGSEAIGILKNADQARTEEMEKWMDISLSTDHEDSESFLDSEKAKWFAGKK; encoded by the coding sequence ATGAATAAAATATGGTTTATCACAGGTAGTTCTCGAGGATTAGGACGTAATCTTACCGAAGCAGTATTAAACAATGGCGACAAAGTAGCCGCAACTGCCCGAGACATTAAACAGTTAGCTGATTTAAAAGAAAAATTTCAAGATCAAATTTTGCCTTTACCTTTAGATGTAAACAATTATGATCAGGTTCATGAAGCAGTTCAAAAAGCAGTTGACCATTTCGGCCGTATTGATGTATTGGTTAACAATGCCGGATTCGGAATCATTGGCGCTGCAGAAGCTTATACGCAAGAACAAGTTCGCAGTCAGTTAGAAACCAATTTACTGGCTCCTATTGAAGTTACACGTGCGGTATTGCCTTTTATGCGCAAACAAAAATCAGGGCGTATTTTGCAAATCAGTTCTGTAGGCGGACGTGTTGGAAATCCGGGATTAACAATGTATCAGGCAGCTAAATTTGGTTTGGGCGGATTTACAGAAGCTTTAGCCAAAGAAGTAGCTCCACTTGGAATTTTAGTAACCAGCGTTGAACCAGGAGGATTTAGAACTGACTGGGCTGGAGCATCAATGACTTATGCCGAAGAAATTGAAGGTTACGATGCTGTAAAACAACGTACTGATTTCTTTAAAGCAGGAAATTTTGTTCCGGTTGGGGACCCTGAAAAAGCTGCTAAAGTTATGGTAGATCTGGCTTCGCACCCAAATCCTCCTATGCATCTTGTTTTAGGAAGTGAAGCTATTGGGATTTTAAAAAATGCAGATCAGGCACGAACTGAAGAAATGGAAAAATGGATGGATATAAGTTTATCTACAGACCATGAAGATTCTGAAAGTTTTCTTGATTCAGAAAAAGCAAAATGGTTTGCAGGAAAAAAATAA
- a CDS encoding YceI family protein, whose translation METINFEIVSSNSSVEWTGRKVTGAHNGTIGIKNGNFIFNDGKIKGGNIVIDTTSIKILDVTDPATNTQFAGHLASDDFFSIEKFPTASFDILSVKEISNTKYYLEGNLTIKDITHLVGFEAEVKNNNDIISLSGKLIIDRTKYDIKFRSGNFFKDLGDTLIYNDFDLDFKITAEAVFSGQSKN comes from the coding sequence ATGGAAACAATAAATTTTGAAATCGTAAGCTCAAATAGCAGCGTAGAATGGACTGGTAGAAAAGTTACCGGTGCACATAATGGTACAATTGGTATCAAAAATGGAAATTTCATCTTTAATGATGGAAAAATAAAAGGAGGAAATATTGTAATCGATACAACCTCTATTAAAATTCTGGATGTAACAGATCCGGCAACGAACACACAATTTGCAGGCCATCTTGCATCTGATGATTTTTTCTCTATTGAAAAATTCCCAACAGCTTCTTTTGATATTTTAAGTGTAAAAGAAATATCAAATACAAAATATTATTTAGAAGGAAACCTGACTATAAAAGATATTACTCATCTTGTAGGTTTTGAAGCTGAAGTAAAAAACAACAACGATATTATTTCACTTTCAGGAAAATTAATTATTGATCGTACCAAATACGATATCAAATTCCGTTCAGGAAATTTCTTCAAAGATTTAGGAGATACTCTAATCTACAACGACTTTGACCTTGATTTTAAAATCACTGCCGAAGCCGTTTTTTCAGGACAATCTAAAAACTAA
- a CDS encoding cupin domain-containing protein, whose product METKKQKTWVIIVIIILGIIAFLIPNQIAAQTGIKRTDLQKHDLSIPGRETVQARIDFDGHTAFGKHSHPGEEIIYVLEGSLEYEVEGQAPITLKAGEVLFIPAGVIHSAKNNTNTKASELATYIVEKGKPVLVMAK is encoded by the coding sequence ATGGAAACTAAAAAACAAAAAACATGGGTAATTATCGTGATAATCATTTTAGGTATTATCGCATTTTTAATTCCGAATCAAATCGCAGCCCAAACCGGAATCAAACGTACTGACTTACAAAAACACGATTTAAGTATTCCGGGAAGAGAAACCGTTCAGGCCAGAATCGATTTTGACGGACATACCGCTTTCGGAAAACATTCACATCCGGGTGAAGAAATCATTTACGTACTCGAAGGTTCACTTGAATATGAAGTTGAAGGTCAGGCGCCAATAACTTTAAAAGCCGGAGAAGTACTTTTTATTCCTGCTGGAGTTATTCACTCCGCTAAAAACAATACCAACACAAAAGCATCTGAACTGGCAACATATATAGTCGAAAAAGGAAAACCGGTTTTGGTTATGGCAAAATAG
- a CDS encoding histidine kinase, whose translation MEKAKRFQVSLKVIWGSSIALAVMASIPKLFDADSTPGDLLINSSITLLFSLFIWYYNIYSLPKFSSQRTNKSLFNWKLLLSVVMGILLMVILVIAHQELFQVSKMDAPIMFELRGVLINLIVYMFLHLLFQNYQTQQMGVELERTKAVHLGAQYELLKQQVNPHFLFNSLNTLKSMVDMQDPQSSDFILKLSDFYRFTLESRKMDLIPLKEELQIIDSFVYLLKARFEDGFELIKEIDEKQYDCAIPPFSLQLLIENSIKHNVVSLDKPLRIKLYTENDFLVIENPIQLKRGIVSTGVGLNNINQRFLHLVNKEIEIDKTETHFKVKIPLIYDYHNN comes from the coding sequence ATGGAAAAAGCAAAACGTTTTCAGGTTTCGCTCAAAGTAATTTGGGGAAGTTCGATTGCGCTGGCAGTTATGGCTTCAATACCTAAATTATTTGATGCTGATTCTACTCCTGGAGACCTTCTTATAAATTCTTCGATTACACTGCTGTTTTCCCTTTTTATATGGTATTACAACATTTACAGTTTGCCGAAATTTTCTTCACAACGAACCAATAAAAGTTTGTTTAACTGGAAACTTTTATTGAGTGTTGTTATGGGAATTTTACTGATGGTAATTCTTGTAATTGCGCATCAGGAACTTTTTCAGGTCTCGAAAATGGACGCGCCGATTATGTTTGAACTTCGAGGCGTTTTAATCAACCTGATTGTGTATATGTTTCTGCATTTACTTTTTCAGAATTATCAAACCCAGCAAATGGGAGTTGAACTGGAACGTACAAAAGCGGTACATCTTGGAGCGCAATATGAACTTTTGAAACAACAGGTAAATCCGCATTTTTTATTCAACAGTTTAAATACTTTAAAATCGATGGTCGATATGCAGGATCCGCAGAGTTCTGATTTTATATTGAAATTATCTGATTTTTATAGATTTACTCTTGAAAGCAGAAAAATGGATTTGATTCCGCTAAAAGAAGAATTGCAGATCATAGATTCATTTGTTTATTTGCTAAAAGCCCGTTTTGAAGATGGTTTTGAGTTGATAAAAGAAATTGATGAAAAACAATATGATTGTGCAATTCCGCCATTTTCTCTGCAGTTATTAATCGAAAATAGCATCAAACATAATGTAGTTTCACTAGATAAACCTTTGAGAATTAAATTGTATACCGAAAATGATTTTCTGGTAATTGAAAATCCGATTCAGCTGAAAAGAGGAATAGTATCAACTGGGGTTGGGCTGAATAATATCAATCAGCGATTCCTTCATTTGGTGAACAAGGAAATTGAAATTGACAAAACCGAAACCCATTTTAAAGTTAAAATACCACTAATTTATGACTATCATAATAATTGA